One window of Sinorhizobium fredii NGR234 genomic DNA carries:
- a CDS encoding sigma-70 family RNA polymerase sigma factor, whose product MADKEISTLLGRVALGDRDAFATLYRRTSPKLFGICLRILKDRGEAEEALQDIYVKIWHRADRFLAGEAHPMSWLAAIARNQAIDRLRARKPVANAIDEAYDLADPALDPERSAVIRSEGRRIEACLEELEADRAEAVRRAYVEGLSYQELAEIFAVPLNTMRTWLRRSLLKLRECMER is encoded by the coding sequence ATGGCTGACAAGGAGATCTCCACGCTGCTCGGGCGCGTGGCTCTGGGAGACCGTGACGCCTTCGCTACACTCTATCGCCGGACGAGCCCGAAACTCTTCGGCATCTGCCTGCGTATTCTCAAGGATCGCGGCGAAGCCGAAGAGGCGCTGCAGGATATCTACGTCAAGATCTGGCATCGCGCCGACCGCTTCCTGGCCGGCGAGGCTCATCCGATGTCGTGGCTCGCTGCAATCGCCCGCAATCAGGCGATCGATCGCCTGCGGGCGCGGAAACCCGTCGCCAACGCGATTGACGAGGCCTATGATTTGGCTGATCCTGCTCTGGATCCGGAAAGATCGGCCGTGATCCGGTCGGAGGGTAGGCGCATCGAGGCCTGTCTCGAAGAGCTTGAGGCAGACCGCGCCGAGGCGGTTCGTCGGGCCTATGTCGAGGGATTGAGCTACCAGGAGCTGGCCGAGATATTCGCGGTACCGCTCAACACGATGCGGACCTGGTTGAGGCGAAGCCTCCTGAAGTTGAGAGAGTGCATGGAACGATGA
- a CDS encoding anti-sigma factor yields the protein MTTQKPESGDSRRDEVIAGEYVLGVLSAEDRRQVEARMATDRNFAAMVVRWQSNLAHIDMAYEPVTPPPHVFAAIESRVFESPASPKKSAGLWNSLSFWRSLAIASLAAVAVLGISMLELFSAGQGGKPLVAELQGQGNGLGLALVAQFDIGTGRLRVTPVAARQAEEKSLELWLIKGSDPAISLGVLPQSGEGEIRVSPAVRSKITEGSTLAVSLEPLGGSPTGAATGPVIALGTTRR from the coding sequence ATGACGACCCAGAAGCCCGAAAGCGGGGATTCCCGCCGCGACGAAGTGATCGCGGGGGAATACGTGCTGGGTGTTCTGTCTGCCGAGGACCGCCGCCAGGTCGAGGCGCGCATGGCAACCGATCGCAATTTCGCCGCCATGGTCGTTCGCTGGCAAAGCAATCTCGCCCACATCGACATGGCCTATGAGCCGGTCACGCCGCCGCCGCATGTCTTCGCTGCGATCGAGAGTAGAGTTTTCGAGAGCCCGGCGAGCCCCAAGAAGTCTGCCGGCCTCTGGAACTCGCTGTCGTTCTGGCGCAGTCTGGCCATTGCCTCGCTTGCCGCCGTCGCCGTCCTCGGGATCTCCATGCTCGAGCTTTTCAGCGCCGGTCAGGGCGGCAAGCCGCTTGTCGCGGAACTTCAGGGGCAAGGCAACGGCCTCGGCCTCGCCCTCGTTGCACAGTTCGACATCGGAACCGGGCGGCTGAGGGTGACGCCGGTCGCTGCCCGGCAGGCCGAGGAGAAATCCCTGGAACTCTGGCTGATCAAGGGCAGCGACCCCGCCATCTCGCTCGGCGTGCTGCCGCAGTCCGGTGAGGGCGAGATCCGCGTTTCGCCGGCTGTCCGCTCGAAGATCACCGAAGGCTCGACGCTCGCCGTCAGCCTCGAGCCTTTAGGCGGCTCGCCGACCGGCGCGGCCACCGGCCCCGTCATCGCACTCGGCACGACCCGCCGGTGA